The following proteins come from a genomic window of Sphaerisporangium rubeum:
- a CDS encoding ROK family protein yields the protein MAYKPPFIRAPGGAPPAGPDIARSLSSGDRRMMMAVAQVGEWLGLGGSILANLFNPRVIVIGRYFASLAPWLLPQAHDQLRRLTVAAPAAQCRFVASTLGFGAASRGAASMVISHIIADPTTIMGLPRPAPD from the coding sequence GTGGCGTACAAACCGCCCTTCATCCGTGCCCCGGGCGGCGCTCCGCCGGCGGGTCCCGACATCGCCAGAAGCCTGTCCTCTGGCGACCGGCGCATGATGATGGCGGTGGCACAGGTCGGTGAGTGGCTCGGGCTCGGTGGCTCGATCCTGGCCAACCTGTTCAACCCGCGAGTGATCGTCATCGGACGCTATTTCGCCTCGCTGGCCCCGTGGCTGCTGCCACAAGCACACGACCAACTGCGACGGCTCACGGTAGCCGCTCCAGCGGCCCAGTGCCGATTCGTCGCCTCCACGCTCGGCTTCGGCGCCGCTTCCCGTGGCGCGGCGAGCATGGTGATCAGCCACATCATCGCAGACCCGACCACGATCATGGGTTTACCCAGGCCGGCACCTGACTGA
- a CDS encoding M48 family metalloprotease, with translation MTGQREHGLVSRMVAVLALLAMMYAAVVGAALVAGVSWLLVVPVVVLVVLSQWWAADWLARDLTGARIVSARDEPGLHDVLNRLCALNDVTRPRVAVSPDPVPNAFTLGRSERHTTIVVTQGLLDLLEPDELSTALAHEVAHIRHRDVAIMTLASSLAIAMTWGARIARDFVRRNSKPAPLRQELLDIPVAILLAVSYPLIIMLGLCSLLVQLPLRALGRYRELAADHDAAVQTRQPALLAATLLKIGNTGMPRRPDLRATSRVPVTGLVAAKPVSLAWWSTHPTITKRVDHLTTLSDTTTL, from the coding sequence ATGACTGGACAGAGGGAGCACGGTCTGGTTTCCCGCATGGTCGCGGTGCTGGCGTTGCTGGCGATGATGTACGCGGCGGTGGTCGGGGCGGCGCTGGTGGCCGGCGTCAGCTGGCTGCTCGTGGTGCCGGTCGTGGTACTGGTGGTTCTGTCGCAGTGGTGGGCAGCCGACTGGCTCGCACGCGATCTGACCGGAGCTCGGATCGTGTCGGCCCGCGACGAGCCGGGACTGCACGACGTGCTGAACCGTCTGTGCGCGCTGAACGATGTGACCAGGCCACGAGTGGCCGTCAGCCCCGATCCTGTCCCCAACGCGTTCACTCTGGGTCGCTCCGAACGGCACACCACCATCGTGGTGACCCAGGGCCTTCTGGATCTGCTGGAGCCTGACGAGCTCAGCACGGCCCTGGCACACGAAGTCGCGCACATCCGTCACCGAGACGTGGCGATCATGACACTGGCCAGTTCGCTCGCCATCGCCATGACCTGGGGTGCGCGGATCGCTCGCGATTTCGTGCGGAGGAACTCCAAACCGGCCCCTCTTCGCCAGGAACTCCTGGACATTCCTGTCGCGATACTGCTGGCGGTGTCCTATCCGCTGATCATCATGCTCGGACTGTGCAGTCTGCTGGTGCAACTGCCGCTGAGGGCCCTGGGCCGCTACCGGGAACTGGCTGCCGACCATGACGCGGCCGTGCAGACCAGACAGCCCGCGTTGCTGGCCGCGACCCTGCTCAAGATCGGCAACACCGGCATGCCTCGCCGTCCCGATCTGCGCGCCACCTCACGCGTCCCCGTGACCGGCCTCGTCGCGGCCAAGCCCGTCAGCCTGGCCTGGTGGTCCACTCACCCGACGATCACCAAGCGCGTCGACCACCTCACCACGCTGAGCGACACGACCACCCTCTGA